A genomic stretch from Juglans microcarpa x Juglans regia isolate MS1-56 chromosome 3S, Jm3101_v1.0, whole genome shotgun sequence includes:
- the LOC121257299 gene encoding protein STRICTOSIDINE SYNTHASE-LIKE 10-like, with translation MKSVVLFPASSSHLFFLLLLLLNFIAPCRFMNIIPSHEFPSISSTKIGDHYHHHLENYNQVHLPSGVVGPESIAFDCQGRGPYVGVSDGRVFKWQGAQFGWTEFAISSAKRNRQVCDGSTNPNTEPICGRPLGLKFSTATCDLYIADAYFGLLMVGPQGGAAEPLATSAEGVPFAFTNALDIDSKAGVVYFTDSSVLFQRRVWVDIMINGDRTGRLMKYDTRTKKVTVLLKGLAFPNGVALSKDNSFLLLAESGTYRILRLWLKNHTSQVFSQLERSPDNIKRNSKGIFWVALNSGRDIEGFMGYPDSDHKTSSLWAKDPVAAEMDEEGKFVHLLDGKGGKALDSVSEVEEHNGILWMGSAVKPYLGFIRL, from the exons ATGAAGTCTGTGGTACTTTTCCCAGCCTCTTCTTCCCATTtgttcttcctcctcctcctcctcctaaaCTTCATAGCTCCCTGCAGATTCATGAATATTATCCCGTCTCATGAATTCCCTAGTATTTCTTCTACCAAAATTGGTGATCATTACCATCATCACCTCGAAAACTACAACCAAGTTCATCTCCCTAGTGGGGTTGTTGGCCCTGAAAGTATTGCATTTGATTGCCAGGGAAGAGGACCTTATGTCGGGGTCTCAGATGGTAGGGTCTTCAAGTGGCAAGGAGCCCAGTTCGGGTGGACTGAGTTTGCCATCAGCTCTGCAAAGAG GAATAGGCAGGTGTGTGATGGCTCAACCAATCCCAACACTGAACCAATATGTGGGAGACCCCTGGGCCTCAAATTCAGCACTGCAACTTGTGATCTTTATATTGCAGATGCCTACTTTGGCCTACTCATGGTAGGACCCCAAGGCGGCGCCGCCGAACCACTTGCCACTTCTGCCGAAGGAGTCCCCTTTGCATTCACAAATGCTCTTGACATCGACAGCAAAGCTGGTGTGGTTTATTTTACAGACAGCAGCGTTTTATTCCAAAGAAG GGTATGGGTAGATATAATGATAAACGGAGACAGAACAGGGAGACTGATGAAGTACGACACACGAACCAAGAAAGTGACAGTCCTGCTTAAAGGATTAGCATTTCCAAATGGTGTGGCTCTAAGCAAAGACAATTCCTTTCTTCTACTGGCAGAGAGTGGCACATACAGAATCCTAAGGCTTTGGCTCAAGAATCATACCTCACAAGTATTTTCTCAGCTTGAGAGATCCCCAGACAACATCAAGAGGAACAGCAAGGGAATATTCTGGGTGGCATTGAATAGTGGGAGAGATATAGAAGGATTCATGGGTTATCCAGATTCAGATCATAAGACCTCATCATTGTGGGCAAAAGATCCAGTGGCTGCAGAAATGGATGAAGAGGGAAAGTTTGTTCATCTTTTGGATGGTAAGGGTGGAAAGGCACTTGACTCCGTTAGTGAAGTTGAAGAACATAATGGGATATTGTGGATGGGATCTGCAGTGAAACCTTATCTTGGCTTTATCagactctaa